One stretch of Paenibacillus sp. AN1007 DNA includes these proteins:
- a CDS encoding ABC transporter permease → MGKYIVKSLLQVIPVLFIVSLIVFILVRVTGDPVALMLPETATAEDRAVLTQALGLDQPLYTQYVKFLGSAVQGDFGQSFRYGQPALELVLERLPASFELAAAAMFFAVLMAVPLGVISAVKRNTFTDLLISGISVIGKAMPNFWMGIMLILLFSVMLGVLPVSGRGGLSHLILPAFTLGVGLAAQMTRLIRSSMLEILNQDYIRTARSKGLGRMTVIAKHAFRNGLIPVVTIMSLQFTSLIGGTLITETVFSWPGLGQLLVVAVNTHDMAIVQAAVFVIAFIVVIVNIMTDVSYRLLDPRIKYD, encoded by the coding sequence GTGGGCAAATACATAGTCAAATCGTTACTTCAGGTTATTCCGGTGTTGTTTATCGTGTCTTTAATCGTATTTATACTGGTCCGGGTAACCGGTGATCCGGTTGCGTTAATGCTGCCTGAAACCGCAACGGCGGAAGATCGGGCTGTGTTAACCCAGGCATTGGGGCTGGATCAGCCTTTATATACGCAGTATGTGAAGTTTCTTGGCAGTGCAGTCCAAGGGGATTTCGGCCAATCCTTCCGTTATGGGCAGCCTGCGCTCGAACTTGTGCTGGAGCGATTGCCAGCCAGCTTTGAATTGGCTGCCGCCGCCATGTTTTTTGCCGTATTAATGGCTGTGCCTTTGGGGGTAATCTCGGCCGTAAAAAGAAACACGTTCACCGATCTTCTGATTTCGGGCATTTCGGTCATCGGGAAAGCGATGCCCAACTTCTGGATGGGTATTATGCTGATTCTGCTGTTTTCTGTCATGCTGGGAGTTTTGCCGGTTTCGGGTCGCGGCGGCTTGTCTCATCTGATTCTGCCCGCTTTTACGCTGGGAGTTGGATTGGCGGCTCAGATGACAAGGCTGATTCGATCCAGCATGCTGGAAATTTTGAATCAGGACTACATTCGGACTGCACGCAGCAAAGGACTCGGACGAATGACGGTGATTGCAAAACATGCGTTCCGCAACGGCTTAATTCCGGTTGTGACCATTATGAGCCTGCAGTTTACCAGTTTGATCGGGGGCACTCTGATTACGGAAACGGTATTCTCCTGGCCTGGTTTGGGACAGCTGCTTGTTGTGGCAGTAAATACCCATGACATGGCTATTGTACAAGCTGCCGTGTTTGTCATCGCTTTTATCGTCGTGATTGTCAATATTATGACCGATGTGTCGTACAGGCTGCTGGACCCGCGTATCAAATATGACTAG